A region from the Geobacillus vulcani PSS1 genome encodes:
- the atpE gene encoding F0F1 ATP synthase subunit C, with amino-acid sequence MSLGVLAAAIAVGLGALGAGIGNGLIVSRTIEGIARQPELRPVLQTTMFIGVALVEALPIIGVVFSFIYLGR; translated from the coding sequence ATGAGTTTGGGTGTACTTGCAGCTGCGATTGCGGTAGGTTTGGGAGCGTTGGGCGCCGGTATCGGCAACGGTTTAATCGTCAGCCGTACTATTGAAGGGATTGCACGTCAACCAGAATTGCGTCCGGTTTTGCAAACGACGATGTTCATCGGGGTTGCGTTGGTTGAGGCGCTTCCGATCATCGGTGTCGTCTTCTCGTTCATTTACTTAGGTCGATAA
- a CDS encoding F0F1 ATP synthase subunit B: protein MWKANVWVLGEAAHGISGGTIIYQLLMFIILLALLRKFAWQPLMNIMKQREEHIANEIDQAEKRRQEAEKLLEEQRELMKQSRQEAQALIENARKLAEEQKEQIVASARAEAERVKEAAKKEIEREKEQAMAALREQVASLSVLIASKVIEKELTEQDQRKLIEAYIKDVQEVGGAR from the coding sequence TTGTGGAAGGCAAACGTATGGGTGCTCGGCGAAGCGGCGCACGGCATCAGCGGCGGCACGATTATTTACCAATTGCTGATGTTCATTATTTTGCTCGCCTTGTTGCGCAAATTCGCTTGGCAGCCGTTAATGAATATCATGAAACAACGTGAAGAACATATCGCAAACGAAATCGACCAGGCGGAAAAACGCCGTCAAGAAGCAGAAAAACTTCTTGAAGAACAGCGCGAACTGATGAAGCAGTCGCGCCAAGAAGCGCAAGCGCTCATTGAAAACGCGCGCAAGCTTGCTGAAGAGCAGAAAGAACAAATTGTCGCCTCGGCCCGTGCGGAAGCCGAACGGGTGAAAGAAGCGGCGAAAAAAGAAATCGAGCGTGAAAAAGAACAGGCGATGGCCGCGCTTCGCGAACAAGTGGCCTCGTTGTCTGTCTTGATCGCCTCGAAAGTGATTGAAAAAGAGCTGACTGAGCAAGATCAACGCAAGCTGATCGAAGCGTACATCAAAGACGTTCAAGAGGTAGGAGGAGCGCGATGA
- a CDS encoding F0F1 ATP synthase subunit delta, producing MNQEVIAKRYASALFQIALEQGQLDRMEEDIRAVRQALAENGEFLSLLSYPKLSLDQKKALIREAFAGVSNPVQNTLLLLLERHRFGLVPELAEQFLALVDDARGIAKAVAYSARPLTDEELRALSDVFAQKVGKQTLEIENIIDPELIGGVKLRIGNRIYDGSVSGQLERIRRQLIG from the coding sequence ATGAACCAAGAAGTGATCGCCAAACGGTACGCGTCCGCTTTGTTCCAAATCGCGCTCGAACAAGGACAGCTTGATCGAATGGAAGAAGATATTCGCGCCGTGCGCCAGGCGTTGGCGGAAAACGGCGAGTTTTTATCGCTTCTTTCGTATCCGAAACTTTCCTTGGATCAGAAAAAAGCGCTCATCCGTGAAGCGTTCGCCGGTGTGTCCAACCCGGTGCAAAACACGCTTCTCCTTCTTCTGGAGCGCCATCGCTTCGGCCTTGTGCCTGAGCTGGCGGAACAGTTTCTCGCCCTCGTCGACGATGCGCGCGGCATCGCCAAGGCGGTTGCCTATTCGGCACGGCCATTGACGGATGAAGAACTGCGGGCGCTTTCCGACGTCTTTGCCCAAAAAGTCGGCAAACAGACGCTTGAGATTGAAAATATCATCGATCCGGAACTCATCGGCGGCGTGAAGCTGCGCATCGGCAACCGCATTTACGACGGCAGCGTCAGCGGGCAGCTTGAACGGATCCGGCGGCAGCTGATCGGCTAA
- the atpA gene encoding F0F1 ATP synthase subunit alpha has protein sequence MSIRAEEISALIKQQIENYESQIQVSDVGTVIQVGDGIARAHGLDNVMSGELVEFANGVMGMALNLEENNVGIVILGPYTGIKEGDEVRRTGRIMEVPVGEALIGRVVNPLGQPVDGLGPVETTETRPIESPAPGVMDRRSVHEPLQTGIKAIDALVPIGRGQRELIIGDRQTGKTSVAIDTIINQKGQNMICIYVAIGQKESTVRTVVETLRKHGALDYTIVVTASASQPAPLLFLAPYAGVAMGEYFMYKGQHVLVVYDDLSKQAAAYRELSLLLRRPPGREAYPGDIFYLHSRLLERAAKLSDAKGGGSLTALPFVETQAGDISAYIPTNVISITDGQIFLQSDLFFSGVRPAINAGLSVSRVGGAAQIKAMKKVAGTLRLDLAAYRELEAFAQFGSDLDKATQAKLARGARTVEVLKQDLHQPIPVEKQVLIIYALTRGFLDDIPVEDVRRFEKEFYLWLDQNGQHLLEHIRTTKDLPNEEDINKAIEAFKKTFVVSQ, from the coding sequence ATGAGCATTCGAGCGGAAGAAATCAGCGCGCTCATTAAGCAGCAGATCGAAAACTATGAATCGCAAATCCAAGTGAGCGACGTCGGCACCGTCATCCAAGTCGGCGACGGGATCGCGCGCGCTCATGGGCTCGATAACGTCATGTCAGGCGAGCTCGTCGAGTTTGCCAACGGCGTGATGGGCATGGCGTTGAACTTGGAAGAAAACAACGTCGGTATCGTTATTTTGGGACCGTACACGGGCATTAAAGAAGGGGACGAAGTGCGCCGCACGGGCCGGATCATGGAAGTGCCGGTTGGGGAGGCGCTCATCGGCCGCGTGGTCAACCCGCTCGGCCAGCCGGTTGACGGCTTGGGTCCGGTGGAAACGACGGAGACGCGCCCGATTGAAAGCCCGGCGCCGGGCGTTATGGACCGGAGATCGGTGCATGAGCCGCTGCAAACCGGGATCAAAGCGATCGACGCGCTCGTGCCGATCGGCCGAGGCCAGCGCGAGCTCATCATCGGCGACCGGCAAACGGGGAAAACGTCTGTCGCGATTGATACGATCATCAACCAAAAAGGTCAAAACATGATTTGTATTTATGTCGCCATCGGGCAAAAAGAATCGACGGTCCGCACCGTTGTGGAAACACTCCGCAAACACGGCGCGCTCGACTATACGATCGTCGTCACCGCTTCGGCGTCGCAGCCGGCTCCGCTTTTGTTCTTGGCGCCGTATGCGGGTGTGGCGATGGGCGAGTATTTCATGTATAAAGGCCAACACGTGTTAGTGGTCTATGACGATTTGTCGAAACAAGCGGCGGCGTACCGCGAATTGTCGCTCCTGCTTCGCCGTCCGCCGGGCCGTGAAGCGTATCCGGGGGATATTTTCTACTTGCACTCCCGTCTGCTTGAGCGCGCAGCGAAATTGAGCGATGCCAAAGGCGGCGGTTCGTTGACCGCGCTCCCGTTCGTTGAAACGCAAGCGGGCGACATCTCCGCGTACATTCCGACGAACGTCATCTCGATTACGGACGGGCAAATTTTCTTGCAATCGGACTTGTTCTTCTCCGGCGTCCGTCCGGCGATCAACGCAGGGTTGTCTGTTTCGCGCGTCGGTGGGGCGGCGCAAATCAAAGCAATGAAAAAAGTTGCCGGGACGCTTCGTTTGGACTTGGCCGCTTATCGTGAGCTCGAAGCGTTCGCCCAATTCGGTTCCGACCTCGACAAGGCGACGCAAGCGAAGCTCGCCCGTGGGGCGCGCACGGTTGAAGTACTGAAGCAAGATTTGCATCAGCCGATTCCGGTCGAGAAACAAGTGTTGATCATCTATGCGTTGACGCGCGGCTTTTTGGATGACATTCCGGTTGAAGATGTGCGCCGTTTCGAGAAAGAGTTTTATTTGTGGCTCGACCAAAACGGCCAGCACTTGCTTGAGCACATCCGCACGACGAAAGACCTTCCGAACGAGGAAGACATCAACAAAGCGATCGAAGCGTTCAAGAAAACGTTTGTCGTTTCTCAATAA
- the atpG gene encoding ATP synthase F1 subunit gamma: MASLRDIKTRINATKKTSQITKAMEMVSTSKLNRAEQNAKSFVPYMEKMQEVVANVALGAGGASHPMLVSRPVKKTGYLVITSDRGLAGAYNSNVLRLVYQTIQKRHASPDEYAIIVIGRVGLSFFRKRNMPVILDITRLPDQPSFADIKEIARQTVGLFADGTFDELYMYYNHYVSAIQQEVTERKLLPLTDLAENKQRTVYEFEPSQEEILDVLLPQYAESLIYGALLDAKASEHAARMTAMKNATDNANELIRTLTLSYNRARQAAITQEITEIVAGANALQ; this comes from the coding sequence TTGGCATCGTTACGCGATATTAAAACGCGCATCAATGCGACGAAGAAGACGAGTCAAATTACAAAAGCGATGGAAATGGTCTCGACATCGAAGCTGAACCGGGCGGAGCAAAACGCGAAATCGTTCGTTCCGTATATGGAGAAAATGCAAGAAGTCGTGGCCAATGTGGCGCTTGGCGCCGGGGGCGCATCGCATCCGATGCTCGTTTCGCGCCCGGTGAAAAAGACCGGGTATCTCGTGATCACGTCGGACCGCGGCTTGGCTGGAGCATACAACAGCAACGTGCTGCGCCTCGTGTATCAAACGATCCAGAAACGCCATGCTTCTCCGGACGAATATGCGATCATCGTCATCGGCCGCGTCGGGTTGAGCTTTTTCCGCAAGCGGAACATGCCGGTCATTCTCGACATCACCCGCTTGCCGGACCAGCCGTCGTTTGCCGATATTAAAGAAATCGCCCGCCAAACGGTTGGGTTATTCGCCGACGGTACGTTTGACGAACTGTATATGTATTACAACCATTACGTGAGCGCGATCCAGCAAGAGGTGACGGAACGGAAGCTTCTGCCGCTCACCGACTTGGCGGAGAATAAACAGCGCACGGTGTACGAATTTGAACCGTCGCAAGAGGAAATTTTGGACGTCTTATTGCCGCAGTATGCGGAAAGCCTCATTTACGGCGCATTGCTCGATGCAAAAGCAAGCGAACACGCCGCCCGCATGACGGCGATGAAGAACGCAACGGACAATGCGAACGAGCTTATTCGCACATTGACGCTTTCCTACAACCGCGCTCGCCAAGCGGCGATTACGCAAGAAATTACGGAAATTGTCGCCGGAGCAAACGCCTTGCAATAG
- the atpD gene encoding F0F1 ATP synthase subunit beta encodes MTRGRVIQVMGPVVDVKFENGHLPAIYNALKIQHQARNENEVDIDLTLEVALHLGDDTVRTIAMASTDGLIRGMEVIDTGAPISVPVGEVTLGRVFNVLGEPIDLEGDIPADARRDPIHRPAPKFEELATEVEILETGIKVVDLLAPYIKGGKIGLFGGAGVGKTVLIQELIHNIAQEHGGISVFAGVGERTREGNDLYHEMKDSGVISKTAMVFGQMNEPPGARMRVALTGLTMAEYFRDEQGQDVLLFIDNIFRFTQAGSEVSALLGRMPSAVGYQPTLATEMGQLQERITSTAKGSITSIQAIYVPADDYTDPAPATTFSHLDATTNLERKLAEMGIYPAVDPLASTSRALAPEIVGEEHYQVARKVQQTLQRYKELQDIIAILGMDELSDEDKLVVHRARRIQFFLSQNFHVAEQFTGQPGSYVPVKETVRGFKEILEGKYDHLPEDAFRLVGRIEEVVEKAKAMGVEV; translated from the coding sequence ATGACAAGAGGACGCGTTATCCAAGTCATGGGTCCGGTTGTAGACGTCAAGTTTGAGAACGGCCACTTGCCGGCGATCTACAACGCCCTGAAAATTCAACATCAAGCGCGCAATGAAAATGAAGTCGACATCGACTTGACATTGGAAGTCGCCTTGCACCTTGGCGATGATACCGTACGGACGATCGCGATGGCGTCCACAGACGGCCTCATCCGCGGCATGGAAGTCATCGATACCGGCGCGCCGATTTCGGTGCCGGTCGGCGAAGTGACGCTTGGCCGCGTGTTCAACGTCTTGGGCGAACCGATCGACTTGGAAGGCGACATTCCGGCTGACGCCCGCCGCGACCCGATTCACCGTCCGGCGCCCAAATTCGAAGAGCTGGCGACCGAAGTCGAAATTTTGGAAACGGGGATTAAAGTCGTTGACTTGCTTGCCCCGTATATTAAAGGCGGAAAAATCGGTTTGTTCGGCGGCGCTGGCGTAGGAAAAACGGTCTTGATCCAAGAGCTGATCCACAACATCGCTCAAGAGCACGGCGGAATTTCCGTCTTCGCTGGCGTCGGTGAACGGACGCGCGAAGGAAACGACTTGTACCATGAAATGAAAGATTCCGGCGTCATCAGCAAAACGGCCATGGTGTTCGGGCAAATGAACGAGCCGCCGGGCGCGCGGATGCGCGTGGCGTTGACCGGCTTGACGATGGCCGAATACTTCCGCGATGAACAAGGCCAAGACGTATTGCTCTTTATCGACAACATCTTCCGCTTCACGCAGGCTGGTTCCGAAGTGTCGGCGCTGTTGGGCCGCATGCCGTCAGCCGTTGGTTACCAACCGACATTGGCGACAGAGATGGGCCAATTGCAAGAGCGGATCACCTCGACGGCGAAAGGTTCGATCACCTCGATCCAAGCGATTTACGTCCCGGCCGACGACTATACGGACCCGGCTCCGGCGACGACGTTCTCGCACTTGGATGCGACGACGAACCTTGAGCGGAAGCTCGCCGAGATGGGGATTTATCCGGCCGTCGACCCGCTTGCTTCGACCTCGCGGGCATTGGCGCCGGAAATCGTCGGCGAGGAACACTACCAAGTCGCCCGCAAAGTGCAGCAAACGCTGCAGCGGTATAAAGAACTGCAAGACATCATCGCCATCTTGGGGATGGATGAACTGTCGGATGAGGACAAACTTGTCGTCCACCGCGCCCGCCGCATTCAGTTCTTCTTGTCGCAAAACTTCCATGTGGCGGAACAATTCACGGGCCAACCGGGTTCATACGTGCCGGTCAAAGAAACGGTGCGCGGCTTCAAAGAAATTTTGGAAGGCAAATATGACCACCTTCCGGAAGATGCATTCCGTTTAGTCGGCCGCATTGAAGAAGTGGTGGAAAAAGCGAAAGCGATGGGTGTCGAAGTGTGA
- a CDS encoding F0F1 ATP synthase subunit epsilon, with protein MKTIHVSVVTPDGPVYEDDVEMVSVKAKSGELGILPGHIPLVAPLEISAARLKKGGKTQYIAVSGGFLEVRPDKVTILAQAAERAEDIDVLRAKAAKERAERRLQSQQDDIDFKRAELALKRAMNRLSVAEMK; from the coding sequence ATGAAAACGATCCACGTGAGCGTCGTCACTCCTGATGGCCCGGTATACGAAGACGATGTCGAGATGGTCAGCGTCAAGGCGAAAAGCGGCGAGCTCGGCATTCTGCCCGGGCACATTCCGCTTGTCGCCCCGCTGGAGATCAGCGCGGCTCGGCTGAAAAAAGGCGGCAAAACGCAATATATCGCCGTGAGCGGCGGCTTTTTGGAAGTCCGGCCGGACAAAGTGACGATTTTGGCCCAAGCGGCTGAACGGGCGGAAGACATTGACGTCCTGCGAGCCAAAGCGGCGAAAGAGCGGGCGGAGCGCCGCCTGCAAAGCCAGCAGGATGACATCGACTTCAAGCGGGCTGAACTGGCGTTAAAACGCGCCATGAACCGTTTGAGTGTTGCGGAAATGAAGTAA
- a CDS encoding NADH-quinone oxidoreductase subunit A, with protein MSNIYANSYLIIFVFLCLGVLLPVGALTAGRWLRPHVPDERKATTYESGNNPFHDSRVQFQVRYYLFALLFVIFDVETVFLYPWAVVYDQLGLFALVEMIIFIALLAIGLIYAWKKKVLRWM; from the coding sequence TTGAGCAACATCTATGCCAACAGTTATTTGATCATCTTCGTCTTCCTTTGCCTCGGTGTGCTGTTGCCGGTCGGGGCGCTCACGGCCGGGCGGTGGCTGCGGCCGCACGTGCCGGACGAGAGGAAGGCGACAACGTATGAAAGCGGTAACAATCCATTTCACGACTCGCGCGTTCAGTTTCAAGTTCGGTACTACCTATTTGCCTTGCTGTTTGTCATTTTTGATGTTGAGACAGTGTTTTTGTATCCATGGGCTGTTGTCTATGACCAACTCGGCTTGTTCGCGTTAGTGGAAATGATCATTTTCATCGCTTTGCTTGCCATTGGCCTTATTTATGCTTGGAAAAAGAAGGTGTTACGATGGATGTGA
- a CDS encoding NuoB/complex I 20 kDa subunit family protein codes for MDVKWEGFSKTEMEEVKRNVFLTTLEQLKGWARSSSLWPLTFGLACCAIEMMAVGGAHYDLDRFGSFFRASPRQADVMIVSGTVTKKMAPLLRRLYDQMPEPKWVIAMGSCATAGGPYVKSYSVVKGVDQIVPVDVYIPGCPPNPAALIYGIHKLKEKIRLEAKTGKKVL; via the coding sequence ATGGATGTGAAATGGGAAGGATTTTCCAAAACCGAAATGGAAGAGGTAAAGCGAAACGTCTTTTTGACGACGTTGGAACAGTTGAAAGGATGGGCCCGAAGCAGTTCGCTTTGGCCGTTGACGTTCGGCCTTGCCTGCTGCGCCATCGAGATGATGGCGGTCGGCGGCGCCCATTATGACCTCGACCGATTCGGCTCGTTTTTCCGTGCCTCGCCGCGGCAGGCGGACGTCATGATCGTCTCGGGCACAGTGACGAAAAAAATGGCGCCGCTCTTGCGTCGATTGTATGACCAAATGCCCGAACCGAAGTGGGTCATCGCTATGGGTTCTTGTGCGACAGCGGGCGGACCGTACGTCAAATCGTACAGCGTCGTCAAAGGGGTCGACCAGATCGTTCCCGTTGACGTGTACATACCGGGCTGTCCGCCCAACCCTGCGGCGCTCATTTACGGCATTCATAAATTGAAAGAAAAAATTCGCTTGGAAGCCAAAACAGGGAAGAAGGTGTTGTAA
- a CDS encoding NADH-quinone oxidoreductase subunit C — protein MDQEKDLAQRKKEAAERAKQLARERLAAKQAAEQTQPAAGRGSLPTDEANADAAPPTGPIKEAPRTELPASAEDLASAKKRAAEEARARAAELRRQREAANDGAATGDDLEAAKRKAAEEARARAAELRRQREAAATGAATGDDLEAAKRKAAEEARAKAAELRRQREAANDGAATGDDLEAAKRKAAEEARARAAELRRQREAAATGAATGDDLEAAKRKAAEEARAKAAELRRQREAANDGAADEDLELAKKKAAAAAKAKAAAAAKARAAAMAKQQGDASEDDELAKQKAAAAAKAKAAAAARAKAKAADADGGTEQPPSPSPNDPLLEKYVRIIREHLGPDVLEDAYINRLAKDVPTLVVKKEAYYKIAELLKGHEQLRFDYLSELHGTDFETHMEVYVHLYSYPNRQPAALKVKIERDNPEIDSLVPLWPGANWPECEAYDLLGIRFRGHPNLIRIFLGEQWVGHPLRKDYEPYDAEV, from the coding sequence ATGGATCAGGAAAAAGATTTGGCCCAGCGAAAAAAGGAAGCGGCCGAGCGGGCGAAACAATTGGCCCGTGAACGGCTCGCCGCCAAGCAGGCCGCCGAACAGACCCAGCCAGCCGCTGGACGAGGCAGCCTGCCAACGGATGAGGCGAATGCGGATGCAGCTCCGCCCACCGGCCCCATAAAAGAAGCGCCGAGAACGGAACTGCCGGCTTCAGCAGAAGATCTCGCCTCTGCAAAAAAACGAGCCGCCGAGGAAGCGCGGGCGAGGGCGGCGGAACTGCGGAGGCAGCGTGAGGCGGCGAACGATGGTGCGGCGACCGGAGACGACCTTGAGGCGGCGAAGCGAAAGGCGGCGGAGGAAGCGCGGGCGAGGGCGGCAGAACTGCGGAGGCAGCGTGAGGCGGCGGCGACTGGTGCGGCGACCGGGGACGACCTTGAGGCAGCGAAGCGGAAGGCGGCGGAGGAAGCGCGGGCGAAGGCGGCGGAACTGCGGAGGCAGCGCGAGGCGGCGAACGATGGTGCGGCGACCGGGGACGACCTTGAGGCGGCGAAGCGGAAGGCGGCGGAGGAAGCGCGGGCGAGGGCGGCAGAACTGCGGAGGCAGCGTGAGGCGGCGGCGACTGGTGCGGCGACCGGGGACGACCTTGAGGCGGCGAAGCGGAAGGCGGCGGAGGAAGCGCGGGCGAAGGCGGCGGAACTGCGGAGGCAGCGCGAGGCGGCAAACGATGGGGCGGCGGACGAGGACCTGGAACTCGCGAAGAAAAAGGCGGCTGCGGCTGCCAAGGCGAAGGCCGCGGCCGCCGCGAAAGCGCGGGCGGCCGCGATGGCGAAGCAGCAAGGCGATGCGTCCGAAGATGATGAGTTAGCGAAGCAAAAAGCGGCAGCGGCGGCAAAGGCAAAAGCAGCGGCCGCCGCCCGGGCGAAGGCGAAAGCCGCTGACGCTGACGGAGGGACGGAACAGCCGCCCTCCCCGTCGCCGAACGATCCGCTGCTTGAAAAATATGTCCGCATCATTCGTGAGCATCTTGGTCCGGATGTGCTCGAAGACGCGTATATCAACCGGCTGGCGAAAGACGTGCCGACGCTTGTCGTGAAAAAAGAGGCGTACTACAAAATCGCTGAGTTGTTGAAAGGCCATGAACAGCTCCGCTTTGACTATTTATCCGAGCTGCACGGCACCGATTTCGAGACGCATATGGAAGTGTACGTCCACTTGTACTCGTACCCAAACCGGCAGCCGGCGGCGCTGAAAGTGAAAATCGAGCGCGACAACCCGGAAATCGATTCGCTCGTCCCGCTTTGGCCGGGGGCGAACTGGCCGGAGTGCGAGGCGTATGATTTGCTTGGCATCCGCTTCCGCGGCCACCCGAACTTGATCCGCATCTTCCTAGGGGAGCAATGGGTCGGTCATCCGCTGCGCAAAGATTATGAGCCGTATGATGCGGAGGTGTGA
- a CDS encoding NADH-quinone oxidoreductase subunit D: protein MLRTEEMILNVGPQHPSTHGVFRLILKIDGEIIQEATPVIGYLHRGTEKIAEGLQYTQIIPYTDRMDYLSAMTNNYVLCHAVETMMGIEVPERAEYLRVLAMELGRIASHLVWWGTYLLDLGAMSPFLYAFREREMIINLLNELSGARLTFNYMRIGGVKWDAPDGWIDKVKQFVPYMREKLAGYHELVTGNEIFRQRVTGVGRYTKEEAISYSLSGVNLRSTGVKWDLRKDEPYSVYDRFDFDVPVREGGDCLARYECRMAEIEQSLRIIEQACEQFPPQGPIMGKVPRIIKAPPGETFVRIEAPRGEIGCYIASDGKKEPYRLKFRRPSFYNLQILPKLLKGENLANVIAILGSIDIVLGEVDG from the coding sequence ATGCTGCGCACAGAAGAAATGATTTTAAACGTCGGCCCCCAACATCCCAGCACCCATGGCGTGTTCCGCCTCATTTTAAAAATCGATGGCGAGATCATTCAAGAGGCGACGCCGGTCATCGGCTACTTGCACCGCGGGACGGAGAAGATCGCCGAAGGGCTGCAATACACGCAAATCATCCCGTATACCGACCGGATGGACTATTTGTCGGCGATGACAAACAACTATGTGCTTTGCCATGCGGTCGAAACGATGATGGGCATTGAAGTGCCGGAACGGGCCGAGTATTTGCGCGTTCTTGCGATGGAGCTCGGGCGGATTGCCAGCCACCTCGTCTGGTGGGGGACGTATTTGCTTGACCTCGGCGCGATGAGCCCGTTTTTGTACGCATTCCGCGAGCGCGAAATGATTATTAATCTATTAAATGAGCTGTCCGGGGCGCGGCTGACGTTCAACTATATGCGCATTGGCGGCGTCAAGTGGGACGCGCCGGATGGCTGGATCGACAAGGTGAAACAGTTCGTTCCGTACATGCGCGAGAAACTCGCTGGCTATCACGAGCTGGTCACCGGCAATGAGATTTTTCGCCAGCGCGTCACCGGCGTGGGACGGTATACGAAAGAAGAAGCGATCAGCTATTCGCTGAGCGGGGTCAACTTGCGGTCGACCGGTGTGAAATGGGATTTGCGCAAAGATGAACCGTATTCCGTGTATGACCGGTTTGACTTCGATGTTCCGGTGCGCGAAGGCGGCGACTGTCTGGCCCGCTATGAATGCCGAATGGCGGAAATCGAACAGTCGCTTCGCATCATCGAGCAGGCGTGCGAGCAATTTCCGCCTCAGGGGCCGATCATGGGAAAAGTGCCCCGCATCATTAAGGCGCCGCCCGGCGAGACGTTCGTCCGCATCGAAGCGCCGCGCGGCGAGATTGGATGCTATATTGCGAGCGACGGCAAAAAAGAGCCGTACCGCCTCAAATTTCGGCGCCCATCGTTTTATAACTTGCAAATACTTCCGAAGCTGCTCAAAGGGGAAAACTTGGCCAATGTCATCGCCATTCTCGGCTCGATTGACATTGTGCTCGGGGAGGTCGACGGATGA
- the nuoH gene encoding NADH-quinone oxidoreductase subunit NuoH — MMEQWLESTPSWSNMALFFGLGALLLAVVLAFVTYGILAERKVMGFMQGRIGPNQVGGRFGLLQTVADVLKLLLKEDTIPKAADRPLYVLAPIIAFVPSFMVLAVLPFTDAFRFADIGVGLLYYIAVSGLTTVGVVAGGWASNNKYALLGGMRAAAQMISYEIPLVMSALGVVLLAGSMNLVDIVNAQKDVWFLFAQPLAFLIFLIAAVAELNRTPFDLPEAESELVAGFHVEYSGFRWAFFMLAEYVYMFAMAALITILFLGGWHPVAFLGWIPGAVWFALKFCAVVFVLIWFRATFPRVRADQLMEFAWKVLLPLSLVNIVLTAVIKAWFF, encoded by the coding sequence ATGATGGAGCAATGGCTCGAATCCACACCAAGCTGGTCGAACATGGCCCTCTTTTTCGGGCTTGGAGCGCTGCTGTTGGCGGTCGTGCTCGCCTTTGTCACATACGGCATTTTGGCCGAACGGAAAGTGATGGGGTTTATGCAAGGGCGCATCGGACCGAACCAAGTCGGCGGCCGCTTCGGGCTTTTACAAACCGTTGCCGATGTGTTGAAGCTGCTTTTGAAAGAGGATACGATCCCAAAAGCGGCCGACCGTCCGCTCTACGTGCTGGCGCCGATCATCGCCTTTGTGCCGTCGTTTATGGTGTTGGCGGTATTGCCGTTTACCGATGCGTTCCGGTTCGCCGATATCGGCGTCGGCCTGTTGTATTATATCGCTGTCTCCGGCTTGACCACCGTCGGCGTTGTCGCTGGCGGCTGGGCGTCAAACAACAAATACGCTTTGCTCGGCGGCATGCGGGCAGCCGCGCAAATGATTTCCTATGAGATTCCGCTCGTCATGTCGGCGCTTGGCGTCGTGCTTTTGGCTGGAAGCATGAACTTGGTCGACATCGTCAACGCGCAAAAAGACGTCTGGTTCCTTTTCGCCCAGCCGCTGGCATTTTTGATCTTCCTCATTGCCGCGGTGGCTGAGTTGAACCGGACGCCGTTTGACTTGCCGGAGGCGGAGTCCGAGCTGGTCGCCGGCTTTCATGTGGAATATTCGGGATTCCGCTGGGCGTTTTTCATGCTTGCCGAGTATGTGTACATGTTTGCGATGGCGGCGCTCATCACCATTTTGTTTCTCGGCGGGTGGCATCCGGTCGCCTTTCTCGGCTGGATTCCTGGGGCTGTTTGGTTTGCCTTGAAGTTTTGTGCGGTCGTTTTCGTCCTCATTTGGTTTCGCGCCACATTTCCGCGCGTGCGCGCCGACCAGCTGATGGAGTTCGCCTGGAAAGTGTTGCTTCCGCTTTCGCTCGTCAACATTGTGCTGACAGCGGTCATTAAAGCGTGGTTTTTCTAA
- the nuoI gene encoding NADH-quinone oxidoreductase subunit NuoI, translating to MIGLMKGLAYTLKELTREKVTYDYPHEPLPLPDRFRGIQKFYPEKCIVCNQCVNICPTECIQLTGKKHPDPTKKGKVIETYNINFEICILCDLCTEVCPTEAIVMTNNFELAEYSRDALYKDLAWLDENDTNIRRENKP from the coding sequence ATGATAGGGTTGATGAAAGGATTGGCGTATACGTTAAAAGAGTTGACGCGCGAAAAAGTGACGTACGATTACCCGCACGAACCGCTCCCGCTCCCGGATCGGTTTCGCGGCATCCAGAAATTTTATCCGGAAAAATGCATCGTGTGCAACCAGTGTGTGAACATCTGCCCGACCGAATGCATTCAGCTGACCGGGAAAAAACATCCCGATCCAACGAAAAAAGGGAAAGTGATTGAGACGTACAACATCAACTTTGAAATTTGCATTTTGTGCGATTTGTGCACGGAAGTATGTCCAACGGAAGCGATTGTCATGACGAACAATTTTGAGCTCGCGGAATACAGCCGCGACGCTCTGTATAAAGATTTGGCCTGGCTCGATGAAAACGATACGAACATAAGAAGGGAGAATAAGCCGTGA